Proteins from one Deltaproteobacteria bacterium genomic window:
- a CDS encoding sigma-70 family RNA polymerase sigma factor produces the protein AAQTRSPEQDATDVEHRRLLRRAIDALPDHFRTVFVLRQVQELSIEETAACLDIEPGTVKTRLHRARALLRRKLLAEIEPGERDVLPFEAPRCDRVVAAVLASISG, from the coding sequence TGGCTGCCCAGACGCGATCTCCCGAGCAGGACGCCACGGACGTCGAGCATCGCCGGCTCCTCCGGCGCGCCATCGACGCGCTGCCCGATCACTTCAGGACCGTGTTCGTCCTCCGGCAGGTACAGGAGCTGTCCATCGAGGAGACCGCGGCGTGCCTCGACATCGAGCCCGGCACGGTGAAGACCCGTCTCCACCGCGCGCGGGCGCTCTTGCGACGCAAGCTGCTGGCCGAGATCGAGCCGGGGGAGCGCGACGTGCTGCCGTTCGAGGCGCCCCGGTGCGACCGCGTGGTAGCGGCGGTCCTGGCAAGCATCAGCGGCTGA